AGAGCGACCGGCAATTGGTGCTGATGGGGCTGGTGTGATTGGCGTGTCTATCGGGTAGGGCACGGGCCCGCGGCGTGATCATCGGATTGCGATGTCCAAACGATCACCTGTGGAGGGCCCGTGCCCGTCATCCCAGCATCCCTGATCGAACCGGTCTGGGTCGAGTTCGCCGCGCTGATCGGCACGGCGGAGCGCCCCGAGTTCGACCCGGCTCACCCGTTGGGTTGCCATCGGCACCGTGTCGATGACCGGGTCGTGTTCGACTGCGTGATCGCGGCGCTGGTCCACGGCAGCGGCTACGAGCGGGTCGCAGTGCCGGGCTGTTCGGATCGCACGATCCGGCGCCGCCTCGCTGACTGGGCCGAGCGAGGCGTCACCCGCGACCTGCTGCGGACCGCGCTGAGCGGGTACGAGCGGATGATCGGCCTGGAACTGGACGACCTGTCCGTGGACGGATCGATCACCAAATCCCCTTGTGGCGGCGAGGTATCCGGTCGTTCCCCGGTCGACCGCGGCAAGCAGGGCACGAAACGCTCGGTCGTCACCGACGGTGCCGGGCTACCGCTGCACCTGGTCGCCGCCGGAGCGAACGCCCACGACTCGCCGCTGCTCGAACCCACCCTGGCCGCAGTCCCGGACGCGGTCGGCCCACTGCCCGAGGGCGCCTGCGTGCACCTGGACGCCGGGTACGACTCGGGCAAGACCCGCGACCTGCTGCACAGCCTCGGCTACCAGTACCGGATCGCGACCAAGGGCAAGCCATCACCGATCCAAGTCGGAAAACGATGGGTCGTCGAACGCTGCCACTCCTGGATGAACGGGTACGGCAAACTGCGCCGCAGCACCGACAAACAACGCCGCATCGTCGAGTTCTACCTATTCCTCGCCGCCACGCTCACCGTCGTCCACCGGCTGATCAACACCGCCCGCAGCCACT
This genomic stretch from bacterium harbors:
- a CDS encoding IS5 family transposase, with protein sequence MPVIPASLIEPVWVEFAALIGTAERPEFDPAHPLGCHRHRVDDRVVFDCVIAALVHGSGYERVAVPGCSDRTIRRRLADWAERGVTRDLLRTALSGYERMIGLELDDLSVDGSITKSPCGGEVSGRSPVDRGKQGTKRSVVTDGAGLPLHLVAAGANAHDSPLLEPTLAAVPDAVGPLPEGACVHLDAGYDSGKTRDLLHSLGYQYRIATKGKPSPIQVGKRWVVERCHSWMNGYGKLRRSTDKQRRIVEFYLFLAATLTVVHRLINTARSHYRWPQRPTTRRLK